A genome region from Penicillium psychrofluorescens genome assembly, chromosome: 3 includes the following:
- a CDS encoding uncharacterized protein (ID:PFLUO_005209-T1.cds;~source:funannotate), with the protein MSQSQPMQRNNSNRVSPNRNPAAAQRSSNATGLCLAPCPRATPMSGHHDWYTLKGLTHLDICPSCMRQIAHSRFREYFFPSQPKPASHRTRCAFSNPWARLAWTQMIKKHHDSLEMLYQMTRPPPGARPCPGRTATDQTWHRIIDPGTGSYLPRFHICGSCARNVRILMPAHRDTFIPSTEPQARACDLVTSSPRFIRFIDLLDAAATRAEASHLPRPDTRELLAYARRKVTLRDCRRDRPVLSTWHYIAALPELSVCEDCYDETIWPLVRARYPIARLFCPSLRLLPGDGPDHCREASCQMYSPRMRAWFRDAVARDDFATLRSVALRRFEAERRFHHRREELLEAEARGYRVSDEMRKAVEEWERWE; encoded by the coding sequence ATGTCGCAATCCCAGCCTATGCAACGGAATAACTCAAACCGAGTCTCGCCCAACAGGAATCCCGCTGCCGCTCAGCGATCCTCTAACGCCACAGGACTGTGTCTCGCTCCGTGTCCTCGTGCCACGCCCATGTCCGGGCACCATGACTGGTATACGCTGAAAGGATTGACACACCTGGATATCTGTCCATCGTGCATGCGCCAGATCGCCCACTCTCGTTTCCGCGAGTACTTTTTCCCAAGCCAGCCGAAGCCCGCAAGCCACAGGACTCGCTGCGCATTCTCCAATCCATGGGCCCGGCTCGCCTGGACACAGATGATCAAAAAGCACCACGACAGTCTCGAGATGCTCTATCAAATGAcccggccaccaccaggaGCACGGCCCTGCCCAGGTCGCACCGCAACCGACCAAACCTGGCACCGAATCATCGATCCAGGCACAGGCTCATACCTGCCCCGCTTCCACATCTGCGGCAGCTGTGCCCGGAACGTGCGCATCCTCATGCCCGCCCATCGGGACACCTTCATCCCAAGCACCGAACCCCAAGCACGCGCCTGCGACCTGGTAACCAGCAGCCCGCGCTTCATCCGCTTCATCGACCTACTCGACGCGGCCGCCACGCGCGCCGAGGCATCGCACTTACCCCGGCCCGACACCCGCGAGCTCCTCGCCTACGCCCGCCGCAAAGTCACCCTCCGCGACTGCCGACGAGACCGCCCCGTCCTCTCAACGTGGCACTACATCGCCGCGCTACCAGAACTCTCCGTCTGCGAAGACTGCTACGACGAAACGATCTGGCCGCTCGTGCGAGCCCGCTACCCGATCGCCCGCTTATTTTGTCCGTCTCTCCGTCTTTTGCCTGGGGACGGGCCGGATCACTGCCGCGAAGCGAGTTGCCAGATGTACTCGCCGCGCATGCGTGCTTGGTTCCGGGATGCGGTAGCTCGAGATGACTTTGCGACGCTGCGCTCGGTGGCGCTGAGGCGCTTTGAGGCTGAGCGCAGGTTTCATCATCGTAGggaggagctgctggaggctgAGGCGAGGGGGTATCGTGTTTCTGATGAGATGAGGAAGGCGGTTGAGGAATGGGAGAGGTGGGAGTAA
- a CDS encoding uncharacterized protein (ID:PFLUO_005210-T1.cds;~source:funannotate) codes for MDQQQQQGGQTGAPGPNGRKFHIAHRRSPSELTPLMMEQLAIQQQIELLQQQQQQIAATHQQYVNMGLLQPQQLGGYSGGNNMGGVSPQVNAFQFPQQQGQQQGQQQQQLGGPNQQSHRRNQSALPGFAMGPPPAPSSGASGYSDFNQQGQNNQQGQNSQQGQNNQKNENTGHSGRGRGGPPGGGHQRRHSLALPEAKKAAELAQQKRAASGFQFPAPAPGAGGSENPSGSDEIPAASTSPAPQGQGLGLQRAGNMRAGGGHGRSQSMAIGGNNRGSLSGRGAGGFQFPPPSEGGGQPDNQRRASQPGGHARSGSRNFDSNWRQPNTQNQGQDQQKPYGQQQGGFQPGHRSRGSMNQSMGSIGQFQYPGQPQLIQLPQGQVMMAPPQMFGGQQLNPLQLAQLQALQQQNGGQGLGLQASQHAPPQLSAQQQQQQQQQQRKTLFTPYLPQANLPALLSNGQLVAGILRVNKKNRSDAYVTTTDLDADIFICGSKDRNRALEGDYVAIELLDVDEVWSQKREKEEKKKRKDITDARSGSTAGNDKLGRSDSNGDRQEVGPDGSIRRRGSLRQRPTQKKNDDVEVEGQSLLLVEEDEISDEQKPLYAGHVVAVIERIAGQMFSGTLGLLRPSSQATKEKQEAERQARDGAHGRFHNDRQQDKPKIVWFKPTDKRVPLIAIPTEQAPRDFVEKHQDYANRIFVASIKRWPITSLHPFGTLVEQLGEMGDLRVETDALLRDNNFGSDEFSDAVLKSIGFEDWSVSSDEATLASRRDFREETIFSIDPVDTKSLEDAFHIKKLADGKVEIGVHVADIAHFVKGNSLVDREAKKRGTAVYLVDRVMNMLPARVSNELCSLLPGQDRLTVSVVFQANPETGAVDDDVWIGKGVIKSAGRLSYDDVNSVVRDNSDVGVPGITADQVRSLNDIANKFREARLGNRVSPVPPLRLLQQLDDENVPVEFNIFDSTPAHELVEELSHQANFFVARKLVSGLPEKAFLRRQPSPNSRRLGLFEERMNRLGFEIDPSSSGTLQSTLCKVQDVDLRKGMETLLSKAMQRAKYYVGGNVGDEYRHHYTLNVPVYTHFTNPSRRYADILVHRQLESILSDGAVEFTDDLESLNKTADLSNTKKDSAHNAQEQSVHIEACRNMDRDSRTIGGDLIAEGIVLCVYESAFDVLIPEYGFEKRVHCDQLPLKKAEYRKETRVLELYWEKGVPSSAYIPEDERPKNSGSRAAQAAAAAREAEAAQARARERDEAMRKQTETGTMSADDVDALFDDDDEVEEVTEAAAGVSLNSGDRSTQSMPPSPTRNGHQQQGPHRTRSDPKIASNASDAPEKRLRNKEKHLKHFKLREEDGEFIQDVTEMTRIPIILKTDLSKSPPCLTVRSVNPYAL; via the exons ATGgatcaacaacaacaacaaggcGGCCAGACCGGGGCTCCGGGCCCCAATGGCCGCAAGTTTCACATCGCTCATCGGAGAAGTCCCTCTGAGCTGACCCCTTTGATGA TGGAACAATTGGCTATTCAGCAACAGATCGAACtgcttcagcagcaacagcagcaaaTTGCTGCTACACACCAGCAATACGTCAATATGGGCTTGCTCCAGCCTCAGCAGCTCGGTGGGTACTCTGGTGGTAACAACATGGGCGGCGTGTCCCCCCAGGTGAACGCTTTCCAGTtcccccagcagcaaggaCAACAGCAAggacagcagcaacaacagctTGGCGGCCCGAACCAACAGTCACACCGCCGCAACCAGTCTGCCCTTCCAGGCTTTGCTATGGGTCCGCCCCCGGCCCCGTCATCTGGCGCATCTGGATATTCGGACTTCAATCAACAGGGTCAGAACAACCAGCAGGGTCAGAACAGCCAGCAGGGCCAGAACAACCAGAAGAACGAGAATACTGGTCACAGTGGTCGCGGTCGTGGTGGGCCGCCAGGCGGTGGTCACCAGCGTCGCCACTCGCTTGCCCTTCCTGAGGCTAAGAAGGCCGCTGAGCTGGCACAGCAGAAGCGAGCTGCCTCCGGTTTCCAGTTCCCAGCTCCTGCCCCAGGAGCTGGTGGCTCGGAGAACCCGTCGGGATCGGATGAAATCCCGGCGGCGAGCACTTCACCGGCTCCCCAAGGACAAGGACTGGGTCTGCAACGGGCCGGCAACATGCgcgctggtggtggtcaTGGCCGCAGCCAGTCCATGGCTATTGGCGGCAACAACCGAGGCTCCTTGTCCGGCCGCGGTGCCGGTGGCTTCCAATTTCCGCCGCCCAGCGAGGGCGGTGGCCAACCCGATAACCAGCGTCGTGCAAGCCAGCCAGGAGGCCATGCTCGGTCGGGGTCTCGAAACTTTGACAGCAACTGGCGCCAGCCAAATACCCAGAACCAGGGCCAGGATCAACAGAAGCCCTATggacagcagcagggtgGTTTCCAGCCCGGCCACCGTTCCCGAGGCTCGATGAACCAGTCGATGGGCTCCATTGGACAGTTCCAGTACCCCGGTCAGCCCCAGCTCATTCAGCTGCCTCAGGGCCAGGTCATGATGGCGCCGCCCCAGATGTTTGGTGGACAGCAGCTTAACCCCCTGCAACTGGCCCAGCTTCAGgctctgcagcagcagaatgGTGGACAGGGTCTTGGTCTTCAGGCGAGCCAGCACGCCCCACCGCAGCTGTCGgctcaacagcagcagcagcaacagcaacagcagagGAAGACGCTTTTCACTCCGTACTTGCCCCAAGCAAACCTGCCTGCTCTGTTGAGCAATGGCCAGCTGGTTGCTGGTATCCTTCGTGTTAACAAGAAGAACCGCTCTGACGCCTACGTCACCACTACGGACCTGGATGCCGACATCTTCATTTGCGGTAGCAAGGACCGAAACCGTGCCCTTGAGGGGGACTATGTTGCCATCGAGCTCTTGGATGTCGACGAGGTGTGGTCccagaagagagagaaggaggaaaagaagaagcgcaaggaCATCACCGACGCGCGTTCTGGTAGCACCGCGGGCAATGACAAGCTTGGCCGGTCTGATTCGAACGGCGACAGACAAGAAGTTGGTCCGGATGGAAGCATCCGTCGCCGTGGCAGTCTTCGCCAGCGTCCcacgcagaagaagaacgatgATGTCGAAGTCGAGGGTCAGAGCCTTCTGCtggttgaagaagatgaaaTCAGCGATGAGCAGAAGCCCCTGTATGCAGGACATGTCGTTGCGGTCATTGAACGCATTGCGGGCCAGATGTTCTCTGGAACCCTGGGTCTCCTTCGGCCCAGTAGCCAGGCCACCAAGGAGAAACAGGAGGCGGAACGACAAGCCAGAGATGGTGCCCATGGTCGTTTCCATAATGACCGTCAGCAGGACAAGCCCAAGATTGTTTGGTTCAAGCCTACTGATAAACGTGTGCCCTTGATCGCCATCCCCACCGAACAGGCGCCGCGCGACTTTGTTGAAAAGCACCAGGACTACGCCAATCGCATCTTTGTTGCGTCTATCAAGCGGTGGCCCATCACTTCGCTGCACCCCTTCGGCACGCTCGTCGAGCAGCTTGGAGAGATGGGTGACCTTCGCGTCGAGACCGATGCTCTGCTGCGTGACAACAACTTCGGTTCGGACGAGTTCTCTGATGCCGTTCTGAAGAGCATCGGCTTTGAAGACTGGTCGGTCTCCAGCGACGAAGCAACACTGGCATCGCGCCGTGACTTCCGCGAAGAGACCATCTTCTCGATCGATCCTGTGGACACCAAGTCGCTTGAAGACGCCTTCCACATCAAGAAGCTTGCTGATGGCAAGGTCGAGATTGGCGTGCACGTGGCTGACATCGCTCACTTCGTCAAGGGTAACTCCTTGGTCGATCGTGAGGCGAAGAAGCGAGGCACTGCTGTCTACCTTGTCGATCGCGTCATGAACATGCTGCCCGCGCGCGTCTCCAACGAGCTTTGCTCCCTTCTGCCCGGCCAGGACCGTCTGACAGTCAGCGTGGTGTTCCAGGCGAACCCGGAGACCGgcgctgtcgatgatgatgtctGGATCGGTAAGGGTGTCATCAAGAGCGCGGGCCGGCTCAGCTACGACGATGTCAACTCGGTTGTCAGAGACAATTCGGATGTTGGCGTGCCTGGCATCACCGCTGATCAGGTTCGCTCTTTGAAC GATATCGCTAATAAATTCCGGGAGGCTCGTCTCGGTAACCGCGTGTCTCCTGTCCCGCCTTTGCGGTtgctccagcagcttgacGATGAGAATGTGCCTGTTGAATTCAATATTTTCGATTCCACACCTGCCCATGAGCTTGTTGAGGAACTCAGTCACCAGGCCAACTTCTTTGTTGCCCGCAAGCTAGTCAGCGGCCTGCCAGAGAAGGCTTTCTTGCGCCGTCAGCCATCGCCCAACTCCCGTCGCCTCGGCTTGTTTGAGGAGCGGATGAACCGCCTAGGCTTTGAAATCGACCCCTCGAGCAGTGGGACCCTGCAGAGCACTTTGTGTAAAGTGCAGGATGTAGACCTGCGCAAG GGTATGGAAACCTTGCTTTCAAAGGCCATGCAACGCGCCAAGTACTACGTTGGAGGTAATGTCGGGGATGAGTACCGCCACCACTACACGCTGAACGTGCCGGTGTACACCCATTTCACCAATCCATCTCGGCGCTACGCCGACATCCTGGTGCACCGTCAGCTCGAGTCGATCCTGTCGGATGGTGCGGTGGAATTCACCGACGACCTGGAGTCCTTGAACAAGACAGCCGATCTTTCCAACACCAAAAAAGACTCGGCGCACAATGCGCAGGAGCAGAGTGTTCACATCGAGGCCTGCCGCAACATGGACCGCGACAGTCGCACGATTGGAGGTGACCTCATCGCTGAGGGCATTGTTCTGTGCGTTTACGAGTCTGCCTTTGATGTCCTCATTCCAGAGTACGGCTTTGAGAAACGAGTGCACTGCGACCAGCTGCCCTTGAAGAAAGCAGAGTACCGTAAGGAGACTCGTGTGCTTGAGCTTTACTGGGAGAAGGGTGTCCCCTCGTCCGCATACATTCCCGAGGATGAGCGCCCGAAGAATTCCGGTTCCCGCGCTGCCCAGGCCGCGGCCGCAGCTCGCGAAGCAGAGGCCGCCCAGGCGCGTGCTCGCGAGAGGGACGAGGCCATGCGGAAGCAGACCGAGACTGGCACCATGTCTgccgatgatgtcgacgcactcttcgacgatgatgacgaggtggaggaggtcaCCGAGGCCGCTGCCGGCGTGTCGCTGAACTCGGGAGACCGTTCTACCCAGAGcatgccgccgtcgccgactcGCAACGGTCACCAACAGCAAGGGCCGCACCGCACCCGCTCCGACCCCAAGATTGCTTCGAACGCCTCCGACGCCCCGGAGAAGAGGCTGAGGAACAAGGAGAAGCACCTGAAGCACTTCAAGCTTCGTGAGGAGGACGGAGAGTTCATCCAGGACGTCACCGAGATGACACGTATTCCCATCATTCTCAAGACCGACTTGAGCAAGAGTCCCCC ATGCCTTACGGTCCGGTCGGTCAACCCCTACGCCCTGTAG
- a CDS encoding uncharacterized protein (ID:PFLUO_005211-T1.cds;~source:funannotate) → MARGKVHVPPLDSPSKQLMRDLAQQFEQVRLFDLDLKKVHAYERKAFHDELDRKEQEQAAQHNAALDEAAAYHDRVREEAEAYLKEHIRKEEEERQRKEEEARKERDRIQREKAEKLRREQEEKARAEAERKAKEEANKKAEREAEQARQAAQAEKESQERRERERVEAEKRKQEEEAQKVKQEAEQKARSEQQAKVGGTRLTEAEIQVQERYVELHKTLKQMRQWLRNVAKENAPAKQAMGDMRRSIRKCVGQLRDGKGANRQQIAQIKAELEKASSISEPSVDVRRFMAFPPPEIANSEDNKAPALLIYGLNIFAKALISALITEASINPGHAEPVGIVAAQIFSMDAFMYKGIHMSDILWAKYRVVCPALWGFTGDEKTNAGRRALGWWRDEAGGPFVSDQAHADRMTALGAGYAALSLRNFGKTQRRNPFPNTMFWTSLTKILAIPPGEMQETQVTLLGSMLRSSGERILGFFGQFGLLLMRRAIVDLPEALPNKTMGVNQLKLLRELYQREKNIDL, encoded by the exons ATGGCTCGAGGGAAGGTCCACGTCCCGCCGCTGGACAGTCCGTCCAAGCAGCTCATGCGCGATCTCGCGCAACAATTCGAGCAAGTCCGtctcttcgacctcgacctgAAGAAGGTCCATGCATACGAGCGAAAGGCATTTCACGACGAACTCGACCGAAAGGAACAAGAACAGGCGGCCCAGCACAATGCCGCCCTGGACGAAGCAGCCGCCTACCACGACCGGGTCCGAGAGGAAGCCGAGGCTTACCTGAAAGAACACATTcgaaaagaggaagaagaacgaCAAcggaaggaagaggaagcgcGGAAAGAACGCGATCGAATCCAACGCGAAAAGGCCGAGAAACTACGAcgcgagcaggaagaaaaagcgcgGGCTGAGGCGGAGCGCAAGGCTAAGGAAGAGGCGAACAAGAAGGCGGAACGAGAGGCTGAGCAAGCGCGGCAGGCCGCGCAGGCGGAGAAGGAAAGCCAGGAACGTCGGGAACGGGAACGGGTGGAGGCTGAGAAACGaaaacaggaagaagaggcccAGAAGGTCAAGCAGGAGGCGGAGCAGAAGGCGCGCAGTGAACAACAAGCGAAGGTCGGCGGCACTCGACTCACCGAGGCAGAGATCCAGGTCCAGGAACGTTACGTGGAGCTTCACAAAACCCTCAAGCAGATGCGGCAATGGCTACGCAACGTGGCCAAGGAAAACGCCCCGGCCAAGCAAGCCATGGGAGACATGCGCCGGTCAATCAGGAAATGTGTGGGCCAGCTTCGAGATGGCAAGGGGGCAAACAGACAACAA ATTGCACAGATCAAAGCTGAACTAGAGAAGGCGTCTAGTATTTCAGAGCCCTCAGTGGATGTGCGCAGATTCATGGCGTTCCCTCCTCCGGAGATTGCCAATTCAGAGGACAACAAAGCCCCAGCCCTCCTAATCTACGGTCTCAACATCTTCGCCAAGGCCCTCATTTCTGCCCTCATCACCGAGGCATCCATCAACCCGGGTCACGCCGAACCGGTCGGCATTGTCGCCGCAcagatcttctccatggaTGCTTTCATGTACAAGGGCATCCATATGTCCGACATCCTGTGGGCCAAGTACCGAGTCGTCTGCCCCGCCCTCTGGGGTTTTACGGGCGATGAAAAGACGAACGCCGGACGCCGTGCGTTGGGATGGTGGCGCGACGAAGCCGGCGGGCCTTTCGTCAGCGACCAAGCACACGCAGACCGCATGACAGCCCTGGGCGCCGGCTACGCGGCACTCTCCCTCCGCAACTTTGGCAAAACCCAGCGGCGGAACCCATTCCCCAACACGATGTTCTGGACATCACTCACGAAGATCCTAGCTATCCCTCCCGGAGAAATGCAGGAGACGCAGGTGACGCTGCTGGGTTCCATGCTGCGGTCTTCCGGGGAGCGCATCCTCGGGTTTTTCGGGCAGTTCGGCCTGCTGTTGATGCGCCGGGCCATTGTGGATCTCCCGGAAGCCCTTCCCAACAAAACGATGGGCGTCAACCAACTGAAACTGCTCAGGGAGCTGTACCagcgggagaagaacatTGACCTCTGA